The Pochonia chlamydosporia 170 chromosome 1, whole genome shotgun sequence genome window below encodes:
- a CDS encoding glutathione-dependent formaldehyde-activating (similar to Metarhizium acridum CQMa 102 XP_007811650.1) — MPHYSEKDIFPMQGGCPCGHIRYQINQPPLLVHCCHCTSCQRELGSAFAINAIIERDELKLLPSAKPTIPGSKGAPGGAFASFNETFARLTLSDTRCGPVTAKSDAVTEPTESKPEDTKDKPDPKVELITFPTESTIGITIAQCPVCHTGLWTHYADAGPHTIYLRGGTLDAAHEIDPDVHIFTRSKRDFVTLGDDKPQFEWYYKDRNEFIREDCKARYAKLKEKSGDYMVELRAALGK; from the coding sequence atgccTCACTACTCTGAAAAAGACATCTTCCCCATGCAAGGCGGGTGCCCCTGCGGCCATATCCGCTACCAAATCAACCAGCCGCCCCTTCTCGTCCACTGCTGCCACTGCACCTCGTGCCAGCGCGAGCTGGGCAgcgcctttgccatcaacgccatcattgAAAGAgacgagctcaagcttcTCCCGTCTGCGAAGCCCACCATCCCAGGCTCAAAGGGAGCTCCAGGAGGCGCCTTTGCCAGTTTCAACGAGACCTTTGCGCGGCTGACGCTCTCGGACACCAGGTGCGGTCCCGTCACGGCGAAATCCGATGCTGTGACTGAGCCTACTGAGTCCAAACCCGAGgacaccaaggacaagccgGACCCCAAGGTCGAGCTCATCACCTTCCCGACCGAGTCCACCATTGGCATCACCATTGCCCAGTGTCCTGTCTGCCATACCGGCCTGTGGACGCACTATGCCGACGCGGGACCGCACACCATCTACCTCAGAGGGGGAACGCTGGACGCAGCGCACGAGATTGATCCAGATGTTCACATCTTTACGCGCTCCAAGAGGGACTTTGTGACGCTGGGAGACGACAAACCCCAGTTTGAGTGGTACTACAAGGACAGGAATGAGTTTATCCGCGAGGACTGCAAGGCGCGGTatgccaagttgaaggagaagagcgGGGACTACATGGTTGAGCTGAGGGCCGCGTTGGGAAAGTAA